The following are encoded together in the Triticum dicoccoides isolate Atlit2015 ecotype Zavitan chromosome 6B, WEW_v2.0, whole genome shotgun sequence genome:
- the LOC119320709 gene encoding uncharacterized protein LOC119320709, which produces MEAKKLKGAAMAALCVLLLLVLLPGEVAAKSKFCRCFDDCFPGCVDKKVPHFLCQLFCANKCSPNQAAVRGDAMRRMACSKLSINICGWSAAPADATDAQVCAQNCNRRLSRMARTN; this is translated from the exons atggaggcgaagaagcTGAAGGGCGCCGCCATGGCCGCGCTGTGTGTGCTCCTCCTCCTGGTGCTGTTGCCCGGGGAGGTGGCCGCCAAGTCCAAGTTCTGCCGGTGCTTCGACGACTGCTTCCCCGGGTGCGTGGACAAAAAGGTGCCGCACTTCCTCTGCCAACTGTTCTGCGCCAACAAGTGCAGCCCCAACCAGGCCGCCGTCCGCGGCGACGCCATGCGCAGGATGGCCTGCAGCAAGCTGAGTATCAACATCTGCGGCTGGTCAGCGGCGCCGGCCG atgcaactgacgcccAAGTCTGCGCGCAGAACTGCAACAGGAGACTCAGCCGCATGGCCCGTACCAATTAA
- the LOC119320071 gene encoding uncharacterized protein LOC119320071 translates to MEAKKLKLCVLLLLALLPREAAAKSSEFCKCFDDCYPGCVSHNVPGYACDAFCANKCSPDTNQPGSAAATCRMACKIQICGHSATAPTDAADDADVCVQNCNRKLSQMTQTH, encoded by the exons atggaggcgaagaagcTGAAGCTGTGCGTGCTCCTCCTCCTGGCGCTGCTGCCCAGGGAGGCGGCCGCTAAGTCGTCGGAGTTCTGCAAGTGCTTCGACGACTGCTACCCCGGGTGCGTGAGCCACAACGTGCCGGGCTACGCCTGCGATGCGTTCTGCGCCAACAAGTGCAGCCCCGACACCAACCAGCCCGGCTCTGCCGCCGCCACCTGCAGGATGGCCTGCAAGATACAGATCTGCGGCCACTCAGCGACGGCGCCGACCG ATGCAGCTGATGACGCCGACGTCTGCGTGCAGAACTGCAACAGGAAGCTGAGCCAGATGACCCAGACACACTGA